A genomic window from Oryctolagus cuniculus chromosome 12, mOryCun1.1, whole genome shotgun sequence includes:
- the CFL2 gene encoding cofilin-2 isoform X1, translating to MASGVTVNDEVIKVFNDMKVRKSSTQEEIKKRKKAVLFCLSDDKRQIIVEEAKQILVGDIGDTVEDPYTSFVKLLPLNDCRYALYDATYETKESKKEDLVFIFWAPESAPLKSKMIYASSKDAIKKKFTGIKHEWQVNGLDDIKDRSTLGEKLGGNVVVSLEGKPL from the exons gCTTCTGGAGTTACAGTGAATGATGAAGTCATCAAAGTTTTTAATGATATGAAAGTAAGGAAATCTTCTACACAAGAGgagatcaaaaaaagaaagaaagcagttcTCTTCTGTTTAAGCGATGACAAAAGACAAATAATTGTAGAGGAAGCAAAGCAGATCTTGGTGGGTGACATTGGTGATACTGTAGAGGACCCCTACACATCTTTTGTGAAGTTGCTACCTCTGAATGATTGCCGATATGCTTTGTACGATGCCACATACGAAACAAAAGAGTCTAAGAAAGAAGACCTAGTATTTATATTCTG gGCTCCTGAAAGTGCACCTTTAAAAAGCAAGATGATTTATGCTAGCTCTAAAGATgccattaaaaagaaatttacag GGATTAAACACGAATGGCAAGTGAATGGCTTGGATGACATTAAGGACCGTTCAACACTTGGAGAGAAGCTGGGAGGCAATGTAGTAGTTTCACTTGAAGGAAAACCACTATAA
- the CFL2 gene encoding cofilin-2 isoform X2 — translation MKVRKSSTQEEIKKRKKAVLFCLSDDKRQIIVEEAKQILVGDIGDTVEDPYTSFVKLLPLNDCRYALYDATYETKESKKEDLVFIFWAPESAPLKSKMIYASSKDAIKKKFTGIKHEWQVNGLDDIKDRSTLGEKLGGNVVVSLEGKPL, via the exons ATGAAAGTAAGGAAATCTTCTACACAAGAGgagatcaaaaaaagaaagaaagcagttcTCTTCTGTTTAAGCGATGACAAAAGACAAATAATTGTAGAGGAAGCAAAGCAGATCTTGGTGGGTGACATTGGTGATACTGTAGAGGACCCCTACACATCTTTTGTGAAGTTGCTACCTCTGAATGATTGCCGATATGCTTTGTACGATGCCACATACGAAACAAAAGAGTCTAAGAAAGAAGACCTAGTATTTATATTCTG gGCTCCTGAAAGTGCACCTTTAAAAAGCAAGATGATTTATGCTAGCTCTAAAGATgccattaaaaagaaatttacag GGATTAAACACGAATGGCAAGTGAATGGCTTGGATGACATTAAGGACCGTTCAACACTTGGAGAGAAGCTGGGAGGCAATGTAGTAGTTTCACTTGAAGGAAAACCACTATAA